CAATTTAGAGATCCCAAAATTAGGTCCCTAATTGTGTTATGCTTTCTGACTCCAGCTACTACATTTagaaaagtaaatttcataaatcCCTCACCAACAACAATCTTTAATGTGGTTCAGCGGGATAAGACGGCGTGAGGCCATCATCAGGAAGTAACTAAAAAATCCCCATGTTCGCTAAATATGAAAGCGCAGCTGATTAAATAGTTTCACTTCTCTCTATACGTGCTTTGTGATGAATAGATTGAAAAACAATGTAATAAATCCGAATAGATACTCTGTGAGCTCAAATATCGGGCACATGACATTTTCTGATTTTGCAACAACCATTTCGACAAGTCACCATTTCTACAACAAAATTGCCGGGCATATGAGAGAAGGAATCCAGTAGGTACCAAGTTCTTAATCTTCACAAGTTCACTCTCTAAATTTTCCCCGACAATTCATCACGGGTCACTTGATTGTCCTCTCAAACATATTGCCGCAACCCCAGAAAACAGTCAACTCATTACAGGTCAAGCAATTCCTTAATAGACTCCAAACCGACAACTCGTTCTCGAAAATAGCTTGCGAAAAGAAGCAAGCTTTCGACACCGGACAATCCAATCATCGAATAAGCTCAGCAAATTGGCAACCCAAAAGACCAAATAGAACCGAGATACCAATCCCCCCATCAAATTAACTTCCTTCGAAATCAATCAACGTCGGCACTTCATTTCCCACACATTCTAAGCACAAGAATCAAAATCCAAAGCGGCGTTCGCGCTTCGATTCCTCCAAGAACATGATCATACAGCTACAACAGCGCATCATCGCGAAGAACACCCCCACGATCCGAATCGACACGCAAACGCACGCAAATCACAACATCAAAAAGCGGCGAGAGATACAGCGACGAGTCCTTACAGCGGCGAATCTGAGGGAAGGAGCGCTTGTGGGCGAGGACGGGCCAGAAGTAGAAGCAGTTGACCGCCCAGAGCCACGGCAGGAGGGCGAACCCGAACTGGTAGAACCGCCGCGCGTAGCCGGCGGCGTCCTCCTCCGACAGCCCCAGCGGGCCGTCGATCGTCGGCCAGAGCGGCAGCGACGACGCAATGGAGTTGGGATTCGGGTTCGGGTCGTGATTGGGGCTGGggccgccggccggcgagcgCGACGCCTCCATTTTTGCACCGCTCCGGCGAGTCGTTGGCTTTCTTTGCTTTGTGCGCCTTCTTCAATTCCAAGTCCGTCCTAACGCAAATCGCCAAACGATTCCCGTGAAATTTTCATTAtaaagaaaactatttttcataaaaattgttctttaataaaaaaaattaattctcatttatttgatattttttgagAAAGTGTTTCTGGAAACATTTCAAGGCAGTTGGATTAATGGGTATTGAAGGAGGTGGGGAAGTAAACGTTTGACGACTTGTTTTGGgtttgggaaaatgattttgattctTGTTCGGGAgcaatttgagaatcaaaatcaataaattttcttcttcccttcgacCATCTCGCGattgccgtccaccaccgccccgCCATTGTCCCAGCCGTCACTTAGTCATACCATGGGTCCGTGGCTCGCGGACCAAGGCGAGTCAGCAGGCTTCCTTggaggcaagcccggccacggcgagctcgccgtggccgggcggagcctcgccggtggccgaaGCGGGCCTCGCCAGCTGGGCGAGGCCTCGCGGGCGGCGAGCCGCCTCGCGGGGCCAGGGCGGGGGCGGCGAGCCTGCGACACCCGGCCCAGGTGGCCCTTCTATTCAAAAACGAGAATTGGTTCtttttaaggaaaacaaaacaaagtgtGGGTGTTCTTCTATTCAAAAACGAGAATTGTTTCTTTTGGAAGTGTGGGTGTTCTCTTTGTCCGTAAGT
Above is a window of Eucalyptus grandis isolate ANBG69807.140 chromosome 9, ASM1654582v1, whole genome shotgun sequence DNA encoding:
- the LOC104418119 gene encoding probable gamma-secretase subunit PEN-2, coding for MEASRSPAGGPSPNHDPNPNPNSIASSLPLWPTIDGPLGLSEEDAAGYARRFYQFGFALLPWLWAVNCFYFWPVLAHKRSFPQIRRYVFRSAIGFSVFSAVLCAWALTFAIGGEGLFGSVWNQLVMYNLADKWGLTGWD